In Crassostrea angulata isolate pt1a10 chromosome 6, ASM2561291v2, whole genome shotgun sequence, a genomic segment contains:
- the LOC128189252 gene encoding uncharacterized protein LOC128189252: MIFLSKQVNTLQHHIEENHLDRRSVCWKEADDLMDFPNMDEEQLRAITCGVYQLRLSPSYAQEHIEGDCSIQVHREEPGLLRVKLQSRHVSSRSYLLWIQYGEGEVKAWYCKCRAGARVVDMCSHVAAILWYLGHARHQRNEKLGVRDWGEFVDDATLVDDSDSSSESDESGPEE; encoded by the coding sequence atgatttttctctcCAAGCAAGTAAATACCCTTCAGCACCATATAGAAGAAAACCATCTAGACAGACGATCGGTATGCTGGAAGGAGGCTGATGACTTAATGGACTTTCCAAACATGGATGAGGAACAACTTAGAGCCATCACATGCGGTGTATACCAACTGCGTCTATCACCATCCTACGCCCAAGAACATATAGAGGGAGACTGCAGCATCCAGGTCCACAGAGAGGAGCCAGGCCTTCTTCGTGTAAAACTTCAGAGTCGTCATGTGTCATCAAGATCCTACCTATTGTGGATACAGTATGGTGAGGGTGAAGTCAAGGCTTGGTACTGCAAGTGCAGGGCTGGTGCTCGTGTTGTGGATATGTGTTCCCATGTTGCTGCCATCCTTTGGTATCTGGGACATGCTCGCCATCAAAGAAATGAGAAACTGGGAGTGCGAGACTGGGGGGAGTTTGTTGATGATGCCACACTGGTGGATGACTCTGACAGCTCCAGTGAAAGTGATGAAAGTGGACCAGAGGAGTAG
- the LOC128187560 gene encoding uncharacterized protein LOC128187560 — MPGSGQKHYGCFNCPNRVRQKDRHIISSRNRAFIAKLTGRTPSNSDFLCNKCRCMCQHHIKRKTSMPSRVQQVPAQSTEVPPFSPPSIPLPFPSTSRGHASCCMCKRQGPKLVVVPVGVRHHIFITKEVIIPAGARCCPNHLQQNIDDLNPLSDSTLFNKTGITKLVKFLRNEVLKKERTRLDFDSRGNLASTDYQSLLGIPKTAFEDLLKYVEGKVKVTPVRTVRTTLAIFLMKLRGGESNRILSTLFNISKSSVHRGVKSIRTVLMNGGFVAENLGFGHVTREQIIQEHTRPLAQMILGDTVSQPAILVLDGTYIYIQKSGNFKFQRQSFSLHKGRPLVKPMIIVSTTGYFVSVLGPYIARNNDATILNHIMHSNLEDIRSWVQEQDIFVVDRGFRDSLDCLEQMGINAKMPSFLNKGDKQMSTENANTSRLVTKIRWVVESANARIKQWRYLRHILPSSQIPYIGDFVRIVCAICNRQV, encoded by the exons atGCCAGGTTCTGGTCAGAAACACTATGGCTGTTTCAACTGTCCTAATAGAGTAAGACAGAAGGATAGGCACATTATATCATCTAGAAATAGAGCTTTTATTGCCAAATTAACAGGAAGGACTCCATCAAACAGTGACTTTCTCTGTAACAAATGCAGATGTATGTGCCAGCATCACATCAAAAGGAAAACCAGTATGCCAAGCAGGGTACAGCAGGTTCCAGCACAATCCACTGAAGTTCCTCCATTCAGTCCTCCATCCATTCCTCTCCCATTTCCTAGCACATCTAGAGGACATGCTTCATGCTGCATGTGCAAGCGCCAAGGTCCAAAGCTGGTTGTAGTTCCAGTAGGTGTAAGACATCACATCTTCATCACTAAAGAGGTCATCATCCCTGCTGGAGCTCGCTGCTGTCCAAACCACCTACAACAGAACATAGACGATCTCAATCCTTTATCTGATTCTACTTTGTTTAATAAAACAGGAATCACAAAACTAGTTAAGTTTTTGCGGAATGAGGTTTTAAAGAAGGAGAGGACGAGATTAGACTTTGATAGCCGCGGGAATCTTGCTTCAACAGATTACCAAAGTCTGCTTGGAATTCCAAAAACAGCCTTTGAGGACTTACTGAAATATGTTGAGGGGAAAGTGAAGGTCACTCCAGTAAGAACAGTGCGGACAACCTTGgccatatttttaatgaaattaagaGGAGGGGAGTCAAATCGAATTCTGTCCACTCTATTCAATATATCCAAATCCAGTGTACATAGAGGTGTGAAATCAATACGGACAGTACTGATGAATGGTGGATTTGTAGCAGAAAATCTGGGATTTGGACATGTTACCAGGGAACAGATAATTCAGGAGCACACAAGACCTCTGGCCCAGATGATTCTTGGTGATACAGTTTCCCAGCCAGCAATACTTGTCCTTGATggtacttatatatatatacaaaaaagtgGCAATTTCAAGTTTCAACGACAGTCATTCAGTCTTCACAAAGGACGGCCACTAGTGAAGCCAATGATTATTGTATCCACAACAGGTTACTTTGTGTCAGTGCTGGGTCCTTATATTGCTAGAAACAATGATGCTACAATCCTTAACCACATAATGCACAGCAACCTTGAGGACATTCGGAGCTGGGTACAGGAGCAGGACATATTTGTGGTTGATCGTGGATTTAGGGATTCCTTGGACTGTCTGGAGCAGATGGGGATTAATGCCAAAATGCCATCATTCCTTAACAAAGGAGATAAGCAGATGTCGACAGAAAATGCAAACACCAGTCGATTAGTGACAAAG ATACGTTGGGTTGTTGAGTCTGCCAACGCTAGGATCAAGCAATGGCGTTACCTAAGACACATCCTACCTTCCAGTCAAATTCCCTACATTGGTGACTTTGTCAGGATTGTGTGTGCCATTTGCAATAGGCAAGTTTAA
- the LOC128190709 gene encoding putative nuclease HARBI1, which yields MAACLLFIEVLRENEDKALRRERVFRDRSQVLDMLTDSELIGRYRFPRRVILQLTDDVKDFIQPQTLRSHAIPAHIQVLTCLRFLAKGDYLSETTDIHGISKSSGCLAVHRVVDAVCKALQNIEFPTSREHISRIKASFYKIAGFPNVIGVIDRTQIPIQGMGTDDEHLYVCRKGFHSINVQAVVDADLRFTNAVCKFPGATHDAFILQNSSLPNLIESLQDGGWLIGDSGYPLKEWLMTPISNPRSGQEERYNSAHCRTRNAIERAFGVLKARFRYVTF from the exons atggcCGCCTGCTTATTGTTTATTGAAGTTTTAAGAGAAAATGAAGACAAGGCTTTGCGTCGTGAACGCGTTTTCAGAGACAGGAGTCAAGTTCTAGATATGTTGACCGACAGCGAGCTCATTGGGCGATATAGATTTCCAAGGCGAGTTATTCTGCAGCTGACAGACGATGTCAAAGACTTCATACAGCCACAAACTTTGAGGTCGCATGCCATTCCAGCCCACATCCAG GTTCTAACATGCTTGCGTTTCCTGGCTAAAGGAGACTACCTCTCAGAAACAACAGACATTCATGGGATCTCCAAATCATCTGGTTGTCTGGCTGTTCATCGAGTGGTCGATGCTGTCTGCAAAGCTTTGCAGAACATCGAGTTCCCTACAAGTAGGGAACACATTTCACGTATCAAAGCGTCGTTCTACAAGATTGCTGGGTTCCCAAATGTGATTGGTGTCATCGACAGGACTCAGATACCCATACAAGGCATGGGAACAGATGACGAACACCTGTATGTCTGCAGAAAGGGTTTTCATTCCATAAACGTGCAAGCGGTTGTAGACGCAGATTTAAG GTTCACAAATGCCGTCTGCAAATTCCCAGGAGCAACCCATGATGCGTTCATTTTGCAAAACAGCTCCTTGCCAAATTTGATTGAAAGCCTTCAGGATGGAGGTTGGCTGATAGGCGATTCGGGTTATCCCCTTAAAGAGTGGCTGATGACTCCTATCAGCAACCCGAGGAGTGGACAAGAAGAGCGGTACAATTCGGCTCACTGTCGTACTAGAAATGCTATTGAAAGGGCATTTGGTGTGCTTAAAGCGCGTTTCAGGTACGTCaccttttaa
- the LOC128190708 gene encoding uncharacterized protein LOC128190708, translating into MELSYNGGVNIRSYERCASAEGTFVFAAIYILSSAKLYSTMEKELKRRKPNWSESELMALAEALAPHFRVLKGKFSAFITSERKNQLWQDIANQVNAVAMVNRTTEEMKKKWADMQSLTKKKEAERRSMKQTGGGPAPNFMFKNWENLVLQSLSDVAIEGISGGVDTAECESRPSPVVPAGIIIHEVPASENSELSESASTPCARMTSINNSTYKDMNFESESSQSQERPRKQTRVQRKENEVPVHISQLLSMEEEKISKLETYRSRKIKILEEMLELQRRSTIAVESISNSMHQSGNSQPLSLSLSPVIKFS; encoded by the exons ATGGAACTCTCTTATAACGGAGGTGTGAATATTCGTAGTTACGAACGCTGCGCAAGCGCAGAGGGCACTTTCGTTTTCGCGGCTATTTACATTTTATCGTCTGCGAAACTGTATTCAACAATGGAGAAAGAGTTGAAACGGAGAAAACCCAACTGGAGTGAGTCGGAGCTAATGGCTTTAGCAGAGGCCTTAGCTCCGCACTTCCGAGTTTTAAAGGGGAAGTTTTCCGCTTTTATAACTTCTGAGAGGAAAAATCAACTGTGGCAGGATATCGCTAACCA AGTCAATGCTGTTGCAATGGTCAACAGAACAACCGaggaaatgaagaaaaaatgggCAGACATGCAAAGTCTGACAAAGAAAAAGGAAGCAGAGAGGAGATCAATGAAACAGACAGGAGGAGGACCAGCCCCAAATTTCATGTTCAAAAATTGGGAAAATTTG gttCTACAGTCTTTATCAGATGTTGCAATTGAAGGCATCAGTGGTGGAGTTGATACCGCAGAATGTG AAAGTAGACCATCCCCAGTGGTACCTGCAGGGATTATTATCCATGAAGTTCCAGCATCAGAAAATTCAGAACTGAGCGAGTCTGCCTCAACCCCATGTgcaa GAATGACAAGTATCAACAACAGCACATACAAAGACATGAATTTTGAGA GCGAGTCTAGTCAAAGTCAAGAAAGGCCAAGAAAACAGACAAGGGTGCAAAGGAAAG aaaatgaagttCCAGTACACATATCACAGCTGTTATCTATGGAAGAGGAGAAGATTTCTAAACTGGAGACATACAGATCCAGAAAAATCAAGATTCTTGAAGAAATGCTTGAACTACAACGCAGAAGCACCATTGCAGTTGAATCCATAAGCAACTCCATGCACCAGTCTGGAAATTCTCAACCATTGTCTTTGTCGTTATCTCCTGTAATTAAATTCTCTTAA
- the LOC128186810 gene encoding protein draper-like isoform X3, with the protein MEYAIATCFITTFEVFTEVSGLFGGRNWSTPCIYPYYGEQCKHQCNCTEELCDHIIGCFQQQGCSAGFYGVNCTAPCRYPSYGELCQQKCNCSEEFCDHIKGCLIYQQQGCSAGFYGVNCTAHCRYPSYGELCQQKCNCSEQFCDNIEGCMINQNQGCSAGFYGVNCIDHCRYPSYGELCQRKCNCSEQFCDHIQGCMMYQQESLTVPGAFNENVNIKKSFMEKHQEDLVIGISISFVLVVICVSFTVKLQIIRKKRAKESRYPSSYVACPLNDIRSSQYFESHFVFRGNNPEAYENLHNSY; encoded by the exons ATGGAATATGCAATTGCTACATGTTTTATTAcaacatttgaagttttcactgaag TTTCAGGATTATTTGGTGGTAGAAATTGGTCAACACCTTGTATATATCCTTATTACGGTGAGCAGTGCAAGCACCAGTGTAACTGTACTGAGGAGTTATGCGATCATATCATAGGATGTTTCCAACAACAAG gcTGCTCTGCTGGATTTTATGGGGTAAATTGTACAGCGCCCTGCAGATATCCAAGCTATGGTGAATTATGTCAGCAAAAGTGCAACTGTTCTGAAGAATTTTGCGACCACATTAAAGGATGTCTGATATATCAACAACAAG gCTGCTCGGCTGGATTTTATGGTGTAAATTGTACAGCACACTGCAGATATCCAAGCTATGGTGAATTATGTCAACAAAAGTGCAACTGCTCTGAACAATTTTGCGACAACATCGAAGGATGTATGATCAATCAAAACCAAG gcTGCTCTGCTGGATTTTATGGTGTAAATTGTATAGATCACTGCAGATATCCAAGCTATGGTGAATTATGTCAGCGAAAGTGCAACTGCTCTGAACAATTTTGCGACCACATCCAAGGATGTATGATGTATCAACAAg AATCATTAACTGTACCTGGCGCTTTCAAtgaaaatgttaacattaagaAATCTTTCATGGAGAAACATCAAGAAGACCTCGTGATAGGGATCAGCATTTCATTTGTTCTCGTTGTGATTTGCGTGTCTTTCACGGTAAAACTACAAATAATAAGGAAAAAGAGAGCCAAGGAATCTCGATACCCATCATCGTACGTGGCATGCCCGTTAAACGACATCAGATCTAGCCAATACTTtgagagccattttgttttCAGAGGCAATAATCCGGAAGCATACGAAAATTTACACAATAGTTATTAA
- the LOC128186810 gene encoding multiple epidermal growth factor-like domains protein 10 isoform X2, with protein sequence MEYAIATCFITTFEVFTEVSGLFGGRNWSTPCIYPYYGEQCKHQCNCTEELCDHIIGCFQQQGCSAGFYGVNCTAPCRYPSYGCSAGFYGVNCTAHCRYPSYGELCQQKCNCSEQFCDNIEGCMINQNQGCSAGFYGVNCIDHCRYPSYGELCQRKCNCSEQFCDHIQGCMMYQQGCSAGFYGVNCTAHCRYPSYGELCRQKCNCSERFCDHTQGCMMYQQESLTVPGAFNENVNIKKSFMEKHQEDLVIGISISFVLVVICVSFTVKLQIIRKKRAKESRYPSSYVACPLNDIRSSQYFESHFVFRGNNPEAYENLHNSY encoded by the exons ATGGAATATGCAATTGCTACATGTTTTATTAcaacatttgaagttttcactgaag TTTCAGGATTATTTGGTGGTAGAAATTGGTCAACACCTTGTATATATCCTTATTACGGTGAGCAGTGCAAGCACCAGTGTAACTGTACTGAGGAGTTATGCGATCATATCATAGGATGTTTCCAACAACAAG gcTGCTCTGCTGGATTTTATGGGGTAAATTGTACAGCGCCCTGCAGATATCCAAGCTATG gCTGCTCGGCTGGATTTTATGGTGTAAATTGTACAGCACACTGCAGATATCCAAGCTATGGTGAATTATGTCAACAAAAGTGCAACTGCTCTGAACAATTTTGCGACAACATCGAAGGATGTATGATCAATCAAAACCAAG gcTGCTCTGCTGGATTTTATGGTGTAAATTGTATAGATCACTGCAGATATCCAAGCTATGGTGAATTATGTCAGCGAAAGTGCAACTGCTCTGAACAATTTTGCGACCACATCCAAGGATGTATGATGTATCAACAAg GCTGCTCTGCTGGATTTTATGGGGTAAATTGTACAGCACACTGCAGATATCCAAGCTATGGTGAATTATGTCGGCAAAAGTGCAACTGCTCTGAACGATTTTGCGACCACACCCAAGGATGTATGATGTATCAACAAG AATCATTAACTGTACCTGGCGCTTTCAAtgaaaatgttaacattaagaAATCTTTCATGGAGAAACATCAAGAAGACCTCGTGATAGGGATCAGCATTTCATTTGTTCTCGTTGTGATTTGCGTGTCTTTCACGGTAAAACTACAAATAATAAGGAAAAAGAGAGCCAAGGAATCTCGATACCCATCATCGTACGTGGCATGCCCGTTAAACGACATCAGATCTAGCCAATACTTtgagagccattttgttttCAGAGGCAATAATCCGGAAGCATACGAAAATTTACACAATAGTTATTAA
- the LOC128186810 gene encoding multiple epidermal growth factor-like domains protein 10 isoform X1 has protein sequence MEYAIATCFITTFEVFTEVSGLFGGRNWSTPCIYPYYGEQCKHQCNCTEELCDHIIGCFQQQGCSAGFYGVNCTAPCRYPSYGELCQQKCNCSEEFCDHIKGCLIYQQQGCSAGFYGVNCTAHCRYPSYGELCQQKCNCSEQFCDNIEGCMINQNQGCSAGFYGVNCIDHCRYPSYGELCQRKCNCSEQFCDHIQGCMMYQQGCSAGFYGVNCTAHCRYPSYGELCRQKCNCSERFCDHTQGCMMYQQESLTVPGAFNENVNIKKSFMEKHQEDLVIGISISFVLVVICVSFTVKLQIIRKKRAKESRYPSSYVACPLNDIRSSQYFESHFVFRGNNPEAYENLHNSY, from the exons ATGGAATATGCAATTGCTACATGTTTTATTAcaacatttgaagttttcactgaag TTTCAGGATTATTTGGTGGTAGAAATTGGTCAACACCTTGTATATATCCTTATTACGGTGAGCAGTGCAAGCACCAGTGTAACTGTACTGAGGAGTTATGCGATCATATCATAGGATGTTTCCAACAACAAG gcTGCTCTGCTGGATTTTATGGGGTAAATTGTACAGCGCCCTGCAGATATCCAAGCTATGGTGAATTATGTCAGCAAAAGTGCAACTGTTCTGAAGAATTTTGCGACCACATTAAAGGATGTCTGATATATCAACAACAAG gCTGCTCGGCTGGATTTTATGGTGTAAATTGTACAGCACACTGCAGATATCCAAGCTATGGTGAATTATGTCAACAAAAGTGCAACTGCTCTGAACAATTTTGCGACAACATCGAAGGATGTATGATCAATCAAAACCAAG gcTGCTCTGCTGGATTTTATGGTGTAAATTGTATAGATCACTGCAGATATCCAAGCTATGGTGAATTATGTCAGCGAAAGTGCAACTGCTCTGAACAATTTTGCGACCACATCCAAGGATGTATGATGTATCAACAAg GCTGCTCTGCTGGATTTTATGGGGTAAATTGTACAGCACACTGCAGATATCCAAGCTATGGTGAATTATGTCGGCAAAAGTGCAACTGCTCTGAACGATTTTGCGACCACACCCAAGGATGTATGATGTATCAACAAG AATCATTAACTGTACCTGGCGCTTTCAAtgaaaatgttaacattaagaAATCTTTCATGGAGAAACATCAAGAAGACCTCGTGATAGGGATCAGCATTTCATTTGTTCTCGTTGTGATTTGCGTGTCTTTCACGGTAAAACTACAAATAATAAGGAAAAAGAGAGCCAAGGAATCTCGATACCCATCATCGTACGTGGCATGCCCGTTAAACGACATCAGATCTAGCCAATACTTtgagagccattttgttttCAGAGGCAATAATCCGGAAGCATACGAAAATTTACACAATAGTTATTAA